From the genome of Haloterrigena sp. KLK7, one region includes:
- a CDS encoding MFS transporter → MRERPPEPVDSSDGPAPAVRGTPRRGVASATLGFFVGFAGVVCYGPVASEFEGAMGLSGLLLGLLVAAPQLTGSLLRIPFGAWVEDVGAKKPFLVLLGLSIVGMGGLSVLLLTSYPDGLTMAHYPLVFFFGALSGCGIATFSVGTTQTSYWYPSEKQGTVLAVFGGLGNTSPGLFTLALPVALAALGLTGAYLAWFAFLIVGTVAYAYYAVDAPYFQFVERGVDEREARRRAEACGQELFPGGDAMASIRGAASIPRTWVLVALFFTSFGGFLALTTWLPSYWQAVHGVDVRTAGALTAVAFTLLAAVIRVPGGFVSDRFGGEPTAIASFGAIALATLVLVVTREFALAVAATVLLGAGMGVASAAVFQLVPKYVPDAVGGASGLVGGIGAFGGFAVPPILGLFVDLQGTAGYATGFVVFLVLGVVSIGLSSGLYRARPTPAPADSSTPADD, encoded by the coding sequence ATGCGTGAGCGACCGCCGGAGCCGGTCGACTCGAGCGACGGGCCTGCGCCCGCCGTCCGGGGGACGCCGCGACGGGGCGTCGCCTCGGCTACCCTCGGGTTCTTCGTGGGCTTCGCCGGCGTCGTCTGCTACGGCCCGGTCGCCTCGGAGTTCGAGGGCGCGATGGGGCTCTCCGGGCTCTTGCTCGGGCTGCTCGTCGCCGCGCCCCAGCTGACCGGCTCCTTGCTCCGGATCCCCTTCGGGGCGTGGGTCGAGGACGTCGGCGCGAAGAAGCCGTTTCTGGTCCTGCTCGGCCTGTCGATCGTCGGCATGGGCGGTCTGTCCGTGCTCCTGTTGACGTCCTATCCGGACGGGCTCACGATGGCTCACTACCCGCTCGTGTTCTTCTTCGGGGCGCTGTCGGGCTGTGGCATCGCGACGTTCTCCGTCGGGACCACCCAGACGTCCTACTGGTACCCCTCGGAGAAACAGGGGACGGTGCTCGCGGTCTTCGGCGGCCTCGGCAACACGTCGCCGGGGCTGTTCACGCTCGCCCTCCCCGTCGCGCTGGCCGCGCTCGGCCTGACGGGCGCGTACCTCGCGTGGTTCGCGTTCCTGATCGTCGGAACCGTCGCCTACGCGTACTACGCGGTCGACGCCCCCTACTTCCAGTTCGTCGAGCGAGGGGTCGACGAGCGCGAGGCTCGGCGGCGCGCCGAGGCCTGCGGGCAGGAGCTGTTCCCCGGCGGCGACGCGATGGCCTCCATCCGGGGCGCCGCGAGCATCCCGCGGACGTGGGTCCTCGTCGCGCTGTTCTTCACGTCCTTCGGCGGCTTCCTCGCGCTGACGACCTGGCTCCCGTCGTACTGGCAGGCCGTCCACGGCGTCGACGTGCGGACCGCCGGCGCGCTCACGGCGGTCGCCTTCACGCTGCTCGCGGCGGTGATCCGCGTCCCGGGCGGGTTCGTCAGCGATCGGTTCGGCGGCGAACCGACCGCGATCGCCAGTTTCGGCGCGATCGCGCTCGCCACGCTGGTGCTCGTCGTCACCCGCGAGTTCGCCCTCGCCGTCGCCGCGACGGTCCTGCTCGGCGCCGGCATGGGCGTCGCCAGCGCGGCCGTCTTCCAGCTGGTGCCGAAATACGTCCCCGACGCCGTCGGCGGTGCCTCCGGTCTGGTCGGTGGTATCGGCGCCTTCGGCGGATTCGCCGTTCCGCCGATCCTCGGCCTCTTCGTCGACCTGCAGGGAACGGCGGGATACGCGACCGGATTCGTCGTCTTCCTCGTCCTCGGGGTCGTTTCGATCGGCCTCTCGAGCGGACTCTACCGAGCCCGGCCGACGCCGGCTCCGGCCGACTCCTCGACGCCCGCCGACGACTGA
- the nasA gene encoding assimilatory nitrate reductase NasA, with protein sequence MTELVPTTCMRCAVGCGHVHRPVEQGYGLDVVRGDAAHPVNNGLACQRGISESVDPDADWLTRPLVRRNGELVPTTWETALERAAEGLDAALESGSGGEGVAVLGSGQQTNEAAYALGKLARGGFGTPYYDANTTLCMASAVTAYYDAFGSDAPPPTYDDIPEAETHLVWGANPAAAHPVMFRWINQSADDDDSELIVVDPIESETAEVADRHVPVSPGGDLDLARAILARVVETDRVDEAFVAEATDGFDALREDLPDAAAAAEAAGVSLEDVDRIAAALEDPTLCYWGMGINQSVNGTAASGALIDLCLATGNLRPGSGPFSLTGQANSMGTRVCSSKGSWPGHRPFTDPDHRREVAETWDVPRSRLPDDPGPGPVGIVDEIGDDVEAVYAVATNPVAGMPDANRVRERLEDAFLVVQDAFHSETVELADVVFPAATWGESEGTTTNMERTVSRVRAATETPSGVKTDLELIGDLADRLVPDLFDEDLEPEAVFDELAALTEGTPADLSGISYDRLEDEVAVRWPAPEPDVSAGYRYYEGPAGDDRSGDETETEADDDAAAEREESWSFPTPTGRAQFSTGEARPLPESTDEEYPLTLTTARRPDAYNSGVRARDDDPVARVSPATAAALVDELESRPGESDDEDDPAEYAHVVSRRGSITVRVERDEAIPDGVVWLPIHQPEVNELTLSEVDPRSKEPNFKQCAVRLEAPREREARAVAEASA encoded by the coding sequence GTGACGGAGCTCGTACCGACGACGTGTATGCGGTGTGCGGTCGGCTGTGGTCACGTCCACCGTCCCGTCGAACAGGGATACGGTCTCGACGTCGTCCGCGGCGACGCCGCCCATCCGGTCAACAACGGACTGGCCTGCCAGCGCGGGATCAGCGAGTCCGTCGATCCCGACGCCGACTGGCTGACTCGCCCGCTCGTCCGCCGGAACGGCGAACTGGTGCCGACGACCTGGGAGACCGCCCTCGAGCGCGCCGCCGAAGGGCTCGACGCGGCCCTCGAGAGCGGTTCGGGCGGCGAGGGAGTCGCGGTGCTGGGCAGCGGCCAGCAGACCAACGAGGCCGCCTACGCGCTGGGTAAGCTCGCCCGCGGCGGCTTCGGAACCCCGTACTACGACGCCAACACGACGCTGTGTATGGCCTCGGCCGTCACGGCCTACTACGACGCGTTCGGCAGCGACGCGCCGCCGCCGACCTACGACGACATCCCCGAGGCCGAGACCCACCTCGTCTGGGGGGCGAACCCGGCCGCGGCCCACCCGGTCATGTTCCGGTGGATCAACCAGTCGGCCGACGACGACGACTCCGAACTGATCGTCGTCGATCCGATCGAGAGCGAGACCGCCGAGGTCGCCGACCGCCACGTCCCCGTCTCGCCCGGCGGCGACCTCGACCTCGCTCGCGCGATCCTCGCGCGCGTCGTCGAGACCGACCGCGTCGACGAGGCGTTCGTCGCCGAGGCGACCGACGGCTTCGACGCCCTCCGCGAGGACCTGCCCGACGCCGCCGCGGCCGCCGAGGCCGCCGGCGTCTCCCTCGAGGACGTCGACCGAATCGCCGCGGCGCTCGAGGATCCGACCCTCTGTTACTGGGGGATGGGGATCAACCAGAGCGTCAACGGGACGGCAGCGTCGGGCGCCCTGATCGATCTCTGTCTGGCGACGGGGAACCTCCGGCCCGGCTCCGGTCCGTTCTCGCTGACCGGCCAGGCCAACTCGATGGGGACCCGCGTCTGCTCCTCGAAGGGGTCCTGGCCCGGCCACCGGCCCTTCACCGATCCCGACCACCGCCGCGAGGTCGCCGAGACGTGGGACGTTCCCCGGTCGCGGCTGCCGGACGATCCCGGCCCCGGCCCGGTCGGCATCGTCGACGAGATCGGCGACGACGTCGAGGCCGTCTACGCCGTCGCGACCAATCCGGTCGCCGGCATGCCCGACGCCAACCGCGTCCGCGAGCGACTCGAGGACGCCTTCCTCGTCGTCCAGGACGCCTTCCACAGCGAGACGGTCGAACTCGCCGACGTCGTGTTCCCCGCCGCGACGTGGGGCGAGTCCGAGGGAACGACGACCAACATGGAACGAACCGTCTCGCGCGTGCGCGCCGCGACGGAGACGCCGTCGGGCGTCAAGACCGACCTCGAACTGATCGGCGACCTCGCCGATCGACTCGTTCCCGACCTCTTCGACGAGGATCTCGAGCCCGAAGCGGTCTTCGACGAACTGGCGGCGCTGACCGAGGGGACCCCCGCCGACCTCTCGGGGATCAGCTACGACCGCCTCGAGGACGAAGTGGCGGTCCGCTGGCCCGCGCCGGAGCCGGACGTCTCGGCCGGCTACCGCTACTACGAGGGGCCGGCCGGCGACGACCGGAGCGGCGACGAAACTGAGACCGAGGCCGACGACGACGCAGCGGCCGAGCGCGAGGAGTCGTGGTCGTTCCCGACTCCCACCGGCCGCGCGCAGTTCTCGACGGGCGAGGCCCGGCCGCTGCCGGAGTCGACCGACGAGGAGTACCCCCTCACCCTGACGACGGCTCGGCGTCCCGACGCGTACAACTCCGGTGTCCGCGCGCGCGACGACGATCCCGTCGCGAGGGTCAGCCCCGCGACGGCCGCCGCGCTAGTCGACGAACTCGAGTCCCGGCCCGGCGAGTCCGACGACGAGGACGACCCCGCCGAGTACGCCCACGTCGTCTCCCGCCGGGGCTCGATCACCGTCCGCGTCGAGCGCGACGAGGCGATCCCCGACGGCGTGGTCTGGCTCCCGATCCATCAGCCCGAAGTCAACGAACTCACGCTCTCGGAGGTCGACCCGCGTTCGAAAGAGCCAAACTTCAAACAGTGCGCGGTCCGCCTCGAGGCGCCCCGCGAGCGCGAGGCCAGAGCGGTCGCGGAAGCGAGTGCCTGA
- a CDS encoding twin-arginine translocase subunit TatC, translating into MSDEPADRGDVEGSTEPQESPGEGPPIDDDGSDDAPPVATDGGDESDPDDRPIETDGEGVVGDHTDHGGADYPDPDDDIGGISTPPDDEEMPLADHIEEMVLRFAVVLLFGATGTAIGLLGASEALEFIWLDVFPAQAEEVPPPHIYHPLELWMTRVKLSALLGIMVALPTFVYECYKFMKPGLYPHERKYYLASVPLSVVLAALGMLFSYVLVLPVLFQYFTYYAEGSADIAYALGETFDLIITLTGFLAIVFQIPLFIMLAIMMGVTTRRWLAQKRLYFWAGFAGLSFMFTMDPTMMAPILVAVTMILLFEGTLFILKWVGRE; encoded by the coding sequence ATGTCGGACGAGCCGGCGGACCGTGGGGACGTCGAGGGTTCCACAGAGCCACAGGAGTCGCCCGGTGAGGGACCACCGATCGACGACGACGGGAGCGACGACGCTCCGCCCGTCGCGACCGACGGTGGAGACGAGTCCGATCCCGACGACCGGCCGATCGAGACCGACGGCGAGGGCGTCGTCGGCGATCACACCGACCACGGCGGGGCCGACTACCCCGATCCCGACGACGATATCGGCGGTATCTCGACGCCGCCTGACGACGAGGAGATGCCCCTCGCCGACCACATCGAGGAGATGGTGCTCCGGTTCGCGGTCGTCCTCCTGTTCGGGGCGACCGGGACGGCGATCGGGCTGCTGGGAGCGTCGGAGGCACTCGAGTTCATCTGGCTCGACGTCTTCCCGGCCCAGGCCGAGGAAGTGCCGCCGCCGCATATCTACCATCCGCTCGAGCTGTGGATGACCCGGGTCAAGCTCTCGGCGCTGCTGGGTATCATGGTGGCACTCCCGACGTTCGTCTACGAGTGTTACAAGTTCATGAAGCCGGGGCTGTACCCCCACGAGCGCAAGTACTACCTCGCGTCCGTCCCGCTGAGCGTCGTTCTCGCCGCGCTGGGCATGCTGTTCTCGTACGTACTCGTCCTCCCCGTCCTCTTCCAGTACTTCACCTACTACGCGGAGGGCAGCGCCGATATCGCGTACGCGCTCGGTGAGACGTTCGATCTGATCATCACGCTGACCGGCTTCCTCGCGATCGTCTTCCAGATTCCGCTCTTCATCATGCTCGCGATCATGATGGGCGTGACGACCCGCCGCTGGCTGGCCCAGAAGCGACTCTACTTCTGGGCGGGCTTCGCGGGCCTCTCATTCATGTTCACGATGGACCCGACCATGATGGCGCCCATCCTCGTGGCGGTCACGATGATCCTGCTGTTCGAGGGGACCCTCTTCATCCTGAAGTGGGTCGGACGGGAGTGA
- a CDS encoding twin-arginine translocase subunit TatC encodes MSSAVDEDTAKAINAGRESIGVMLSTAQTHLQKVFIVFVIGFIGSFYALRVFIWDFLEATAKAQMNETVADATNIITRTPFEVILLQAKIGMLIGVIVAIPALLFFSRHTLRRRGFDSAFPVSRGYIALFALTSFTLFWIGVGYAYGIFFPFAFEFLGSVAFDAGVTPSWGITEFTEFIALLTISFGLAAQLPLAMSVLSYTEIVSYETFRDKWRHAVVAITVFGAAFSPPDPFTLVMWALPLVALYGFSLGLAKVVANIRRRGAAELDTGTSFMKRRLLQFAGALALITVGTSVFINQDGADTLDEAVFPLLPAPIRPEGTLGLETYAAEHGLLGDVAVGAAVAAAVGFLVLLVYTIRVLQAPVYPREGDLRSADDPEDVDFETLSAEDIEEIPATVFLSMEEEDALDYSRQAMYDDNREKAQAILDRFDTLQEQQAGDETDGEGETAASAAAGTAAAGDAAAAGSGGDDEESVFSSTAAGMLDAFTEDETTEDDIGGYAYDLAFIVNSLTSKAIYIVGVFMAVLAASFLALYQGGFGIILAQFVDRVPEEVLREVSGGAGVAGAETTTELLEELGLVIALHPVEVLIFMVKVSTILAFISVVPLIMYWGWPAAKERGLVRGDARVFLVWGLAMFLGFGAGLFAGFYWIAPSVISYLISDAIQNGMEVSYRINSFSWLVIYTTLGVGFLFNIVVTMALFHVGGIVSYRTMLDRWRPVVVGIFTLAAFASPKGVLTMLLLAIPLALTYLLGLALLYVLTAGGRLFGGGGSGGEPADPEPEPESGATPE; translated from the coding sequence ATGAGTTCTGCCGTCGACGAGGATACGGCCAAAGCCATCAACGCCGGTCGAGAGTCGATCGGTGTGATGCTCTCGACCGCGCAGACGCATCTCCAGAAGGTATTCATCGTCTTCGTCATCGGCTTCATCGGGTCCTTCTACGCCCTCCGAGTCTTCATCTGGGACTTCCTCGAGGCGACGGCGAAAGCGCAGATGAACGAGACGGTCGCCGACGCGACCAATATCATCACCCGCACGCCGTTCGAGGTAATCCTCTTACAGGCGAAGATCGGGATGCTCATCGGCGTCATCGTCGCGATACCGGCGCTGCTGTTCTTCTCGCGACACACGCTTCGCCGACGCGGCTTCGACTCGGCGTTTCCCGTCTCGCGGGGGTACATCGCCCTCTTCGCGCTGACGTCGTTCACCCTGTTCTGGATCGGCGTCGGCTACGCCTACGGCATCTTCTTCCCCTTCGCCTTCGAGTTCCTCGGGTCGGTCGCCTTCGACGCCGGCGTCACCCCGAGCTGGGGGATCACCGAGTTCACCGAGTTCATCGCCCTGCTGACCATTTCCTTCGGGCTCGCGGCGCAACTGCCGCTGGCGATGAGCGTGCTGTCCTACACCGAGATCGTCTCCTACGAGACGTTCCGCGACAAGTGGCGCCACGCGGTCGTCGCCATCACGGTCTTCGGGGCGGCCTTCTCGCCGCCGGACCCGTTCACGCTGGTCATGTGGGCGCTGCCGCTGGTCGCCCTCTACGGGTTCAGCCTCGGCCTCGCGAAGGTCGTCGCCAACATCCGTCGGCGCGGCGCGGCCGAACTCGACACGGGCACCTCGTTCATGAAACGGCGCCTCCTCCAGTTCGCCGGCGCGCTGGCGCTCATCACCGTCGGGACGAGCGTCTTCATCAATCAGGACGGCGCCGATACCTTGGACGAAGCGGTCTTCCCGCTGCTTCCGGCGCCGATCCGACCCGAGGGAACGCTCGGTCTCGAGACGTACGCGGCCGAACACGGCCTGCTCGGTGACGTCGCCGTCGGCGCCGCCGTCGCCGCCGCGGTCGGGTTCCTCGTCCTCCTCGTCTACACGATCCGAGTGTTACAGGCGCCGGTCTACCCCCGAGAGGGAGACCTCCGGAGCGCCGACGATCCCGAGGACGTCGACTTCGAGACGCTCTCGGCCGAGGACATCGAAGAGATTCCGGCGACAGTTTTCCTCTCGATGGAGGAAGAGGACGCCCTCGACTACTCTCGGCAGGCGATGTACGACGACAACCGGGAGAAGGCGCAGGCGATCCTCGACCGGTTCGACACCCTGCAGGAACAGCAGGCGGGCGACGAGACCGACGGCGAGGGCGAAACCGCCGCGAGCGCCGCGGCCGGTACGGCGGCCGCCGGTGACGCCGCGGCCGCCGGCAGTGGCGGTGACGACGAGGAGAGCGTCTTCTCGAGCACCGCTGCGGGAATGCTCGACGCGTTCACCGAGGACGAGACGACCGAGGACGACATCGGCGGCTACGCCTACGACCTCGCCTTTATCGTCAACAGCCTCACCTCGAAGGCGATCTACATCGTCGGCGTCTTCATGGCCGTCCTCGCCGCCTCGTTCCTCGCGCTGTATCAGGGCGGGTTCGGCATCATCCTCGCCCAGTTCGTCGACCGCGTCCCCGAGGAGGTCCTCCGAGAGGTCTCGGGCGGCGCGGGCGTCGCCGGCGCGGAGACGACGACGGAACTACTCGAGGAGCTGGGACTGGTCATCGCCCTCCACCCCGTCGAGGTGCTGATCTTCATGGTGAAGGTGAGCACGATCCTCGCGTTCATTTCCGTCGTCCCCCTGATCATGTACTGGGGCTGGCCGGCGGCCAAGGAGCGCGGGCTGGTTCGGGGCGATGCGCGGGTGTTCCTCGTCTGGGGGCTCGCGATGTTCCTCGGCTTCGGCGCCGGGCTGTTCGCCGGGTTCTACTGGATCGCCCCGTCGGTCATCTCGTACCTCATCTCCGACGCCATCCAGAACGGGATGGAAGTCTCCTACCGGATCAACAGCTTCTCCTGGCTGGTGATCTACACGACCCTCGGCGTCGGCTTCCTCTTCAACATCGTCGTCACGATGGCGCTGTTCCACGTCGGCGGCATCGTCAGCTACCGGACGATGCTCGACCGCTGGCGGCCGGTCGTCGTCGGCATCTTCACGCTCGCCGCCTTCGCCAGCCCGAAGGGCGTCCTGACGATGCTGCTGCTGGCGATCCCGCTCGCGCTGACGTACCTGCTCGGACTCGCTCTCCTCTACGTCCTCACCGCCGGCGGCCGCCTGTTCGGTGGCGGGGGAAGCGGCGGCGAGCCGGCCGATCCGGAACCGGAGCCCGAATCGGGCGCTACGCCGGAGTAG
- a CDS encoding CopG family transcriptional regulator translates to MPKISVEIPQELLDDLDDHVGDDGKFVNRSDAIRASIRKTLDVLDEIDERHDRLEADERE, encoded by the coding sequence ATGCCGAAGATCAGCGTCGAAATCCCACAGGAACTGCTGGACGATCTGGACGATCACGTCGGCGACGACGGGAAGTTCGTCAACCGCAGCGACGCGATCCGCGCCTCGATTCGCAAGACGCTCGACGTGTTAGACGAGATCGACGAGCGACACGATCGGCTCGAGGCCGACGAGCGAGAGTGA
- a CDS encoding 23S rRNA (uridine(2552)-2'-O)-methyltransferase, which produces MARKDDYYNRAKQQGYRSRAAYKLKQLDDLENVISGRDTVVDLGAAPGGWLQVAAEKVGPQGTVIGVDLQRIKDLEDETLNERVETIRGDMTEEKTRDRVTDAAGGSVDVVVSDMAPNMSGEYSLDQARSLYLARQAFETALELLESGGNFVVKVFEGPDVDDLRADIDDEFQYVRATAPKASREESSEIYLIGKGRLTAPVREGDELEVEIVDVGSEGDGIASVDGYRLFVPETEPGDVVDVRIEDVKPNFGFARPLDDE; this is translated from the coding sequence ATGGCGCGGAAAGACGACTACTACAACAGGGCGAAACAGCAGGGCTACCGGAGTCGGGCGGCCTACAAGCTCAAACAGCTCGACGACCTCGAGAACGTCATCTCCGGGCGCGACACGGTCGTCGACCTCGGCGCCGCTCCCGGCGGCTGGCTGCAGGTCGCCGCCGAGAAGGTCGGCCCGCAGGGAACCGTCATCGGCGTCGACCTCCAGCGGATCAAGGACCTGGAGGACGAGACGCTGAACGAGCGCGTCGAGACGATCCGCGGCGACATGACCGAGGAGAAGACTCGCGACCGCGTCACCGACGCCGCGGGCGGCTCCGTGGACGTGGTCGTCTCGGACATGGCGCCTAACATGTCCGGCGAGTACTCGCTCGATCAGGCCCGCTCGCTGTACCTCGCGCGACAGGCCTTCGAGACCGCGCTCGAACTCCTCGAGTCCGGCGGAAACTTCGTCGTGAAGGTCTTCGAGGGGCCGGACGTCGACGACCTCCGAGCCGACATCGACGACGAGTTCCAGTACGTCCGCGCGACCGCGCCGAAGGCCAGCCGCGAGGAGTCCTCCGAGATCTATCTGATCGGAAAGGGAAGACTCACCGCTCCCGTCCGAGAGGGCGACGAACTCGAGGTCGAAATCGTCGACGTCGGCAGCGAGGGCGACGGGATCGCGAGCGTCGACGGCTACCGCCTGTTCGTCCCCGAGACCGAACCCGGCGACGTCGTCGACGTCCGCATCGAGGACGTCAAGCCGAACTTCGGGTTCGCGCGGCCGCTCGACGACGAGTGA
- a CDS encoding uracil-DNA glycosylase, producing the protein MSDRESTDWEFEDVFADALEAVPDEHREPERFVPGVGPLSADVMLVGEAPGKQEVNQGEPFVGQAGQQLDRALESIGHDRRDLYITNLVKVRPPENRDPHVDEIEAWWPVLEAELERVDPSVVVPMGSFATAELLETDETITDLHGEDFEREDRNVMPIFHPAAALYDRSKVDAIESDLQAALEAA; encoded by the coding sequence ATGAGCGACCGCGAGTCCACCGACTGGGAGTTCGAGGACGTCTTCGCCGACGCCCTCGAGGCGGTCCCCGACGAGCACCGCGAGCCGGAGCGGTTCGTCCCCGGCGTCGGGCCGCTGTCGGCCGACGTGATGCTGGTCGGCGAGGCTCCCGGCAAACAGGAGGTCAATCAGGGCGAACCGTTCGTCGGCCAGGCCGGCCAGCAACTGGACCGCGCCCTCGAGTCGATCGGCCACGACCGGCGAGACCTGTATATCACCAACCTCGTCAAGGTGCGGCCGCCGGAGAACCGCGATCCCCACGTCGACGAGATCGAGGCCTGGTGGCCGGTGCTCGAGGCCGAACTCGAGCGCGTCGACCCCTCGGTCGTCGTCCCGATGGGGAGTTTCGCGACGGCCGAACTCCTCGAGACCGACGAGACGATCACCGATCTGCACGGCGAAGACTTCGAACGGGAAGACCGCAACGTGATGCCGATCTTCCACCCGGCCGCGGCGCTGTACGACCGGAGCAAGGTCGACGCGATCGAATCGGACCTGCAGGCGGCTCTCGAGGCGGCGTAA
- a CDS encoding dienelactone hydrolase family protein, which produces MTANESSAVVDIELPDVTLEGELAVPAESSGLVVFAHGSGSSRHSPRNNFVAERLRERGLGTLLFDLLTEREDRARENRFDIPLLTDRLVATTEWVRERPEASGLSIGYFGASTGAAAALRGAARPETEIDAVVSRGGRVDMAAEVVDGEASETPREGGGTVDAPTLLIVGGEDESVLKLNREIHEALSCERDLRIVEGAGHLFEGEGELEAVADHAADWFAAHLE; this is translated from the coding sequence ATGACGGCGAACGAATCGTCCGCCGTGGTCGATATCGAACTGCCCGACGTGACTCTCGAGGGGGAACTCGCCGTTCCGGCGGAATCGAGCGGACTGGTCGTTTTCGCCCACGGGAGCGGCAGCAGCCGGCACAGTCCCCGGAACAACTTCGTCGCCGAGCGGTTGCGCGAGCGGGGACTGGGAACGCTCCTGTTCGACCTCCTCACCGAGCGGGAAGACCGGGCTCGAGAGAATCGGTTCGACATCCCGCTGCTGACCGATCGGCTCGTCGCGACCACCGAGTGGGTCCGCGAGCGGCCGGAAGCGAGCGGTCTGTCGATCGGTTACTTCGGCGCGAGCACGGGCGCCGCGGCGGCGCTGCGGGGTGCGGCCCGTCCCGAGACCGAGATCGATGCAGTCGTCTCGCGGGGCGGCCGGGTCGACATGGCGGCCGAGGTCGTCGACGGCGAGGCGTCGGAGACGCCTCGAGAAGGCGGTGGAACCGTCGACGCACCGACGCTGCTGATCGTCGGCGGCGAGGACGAGTCGGTGCTGAAACTGAACCGCGAGATCCACGAGGCGCTGTCCTGCGAGCGGGACCTCCGGATCGTCGAGGGCGCCGGCCACCTCTTCGAGGGCGAGGGCGAACTCGAGGCCGTCGCCGACCACGCCGCCGACTGGTTCGCGGCGCACCTCGAGTGA
- a CDS encoding DNA polymerase sliding clamp: MFKAIVSAETLTSALDSISVLVDECKIHLEEDGLEIRAVDPANVGMVDLSLDASAFESYEADGGLIGVDLSRLEDIASMAESGQLVQLELDEETRKLHIQIEGLEYTLALIDPDSIRQEPDIPDLDLPAEVVLEGKDVNRSVKAADMVSDHIALGVDEGEEYFYVDAEGDTDDVHLELTEADLIDLQVGPAHSLFSLDYLKDMNKAIPSDTEVTLHLGEEFPVKIYFGFAEGQGQVTYMLAPRIQSE, from the coding sequence ATGTTCAAGGCCATCGTGAGCGCGGAAACGCTCACCAGCGCGCTCGATTCGATCAGCGTGCTGGTCGACGAGTGTAAGATTCACCTCGAGGAGGACGGCCTCGAGATCCGGGCCGTCGATCCCGCTAACGTCGGCATGGTCGACCTCTCGCTCGATGCCTCGGCGTTCGAATCCTACGAGGCCGACGGCGGGCTGATCGGCGTCGACCTCTCGCGGCTCGAGGACATCGCGAGCATGGCCGAGTCCGGCCAGCTCGTCCAGCTCGAACTCGACGAAGAGACGCGAAAGCTACACATTCAGATCGAAGGGCTGGAGTACACCCTGGCGCTGATCGACCCCGATTCGATCCGCCAGGAACCGGACATTCCGGACCTCGATCTGCCCGCGGAGGTCGTCCTCGAGGGGAAAGACGTCAACCGATCGGTCAAGGCGGCCGACATGGTCTCGGACCACATCGCGCTGGGCGTCGACGAGGGCGAGGAGTACTTCTACGTCGACGCGGAGGGCGACACCGACGACGTCCACCTCGAACTCACCGAAGCGGATCTGATCGACCTGCAGGTCGGTCCGGCCCACTCGCTGTTCTCGCTGGACTACCTGAAGGACATGAACAAGGCCATCCCCTCGGACACCGAGGTCACGCTCCACCTCGGCGAGGAGTTCCCGGTGAAGATCTACTTCGGCTTCGCGGAGGGCCAGGGACAGGTCACCTACATGCTCGCGCCGCGTATCCAGAGCGAGTAA
- a CDS encoding HalOD1 output domain-containing protein: MPSAGDPTDTSDADEPTYVTTFDPDTGERASEAVITAVAALVGKRPVDLEPLYEAVDPDALDSLIDHARRADTGSHELWFPYAGYEVGVRSDGRIRFYDGAAPSPA, translated from the coding sequence ATGCCCTCCGCAGGCGATCCGACGGACACGAGCGACGCGGACGAGCCGACGTACGTCACGACGTTCGATCCGGACACCGGCGAGCGAGCCAGCGAGGCCGTTATCACGGCCGTCGCGGCGCTCGTCGGCAAACGGCCGGTCGACCTCGAGCCCCTCTACGAGGCCGTCGATCCGGACGCGCTGGACTCGCTGATCGACCACGCCCGGCGAGCCGACACCGGCAGCCACGAACTCTGGTTTCCCTACGCGGGATACGAGGTCGGCGTGCGAAGCGACGGGCGAATCCGGTTCTACGACGGCGCCGCCCCGTCGCCCGCGTAA